The Acidobacteriota bacterium genome segment ATACCGAGACGACCGGCGGTTCGCACCCTGCTCCGGGTTCACGATCACTACTACATCGACGCGGTGGGACGCGATCCCGAGGTGAGCGAAAAGATATTCGGGGTCAAGATCTCGGACGCCGATATCGAGAGGGTCGTGGAAGCGCAACGATTGGCTGTCGGTGGCACGATTCAGGCCACCCGGCTCGCCCTCCACGGTCGTTGCGTCGCGATCAATCTGAGTGGGGGCTTCCACCACGCAGGACGCGATCGCGGGATGGGTTTCTGCATTTTCAACGATATTGCGGTGGCGATCTCGCGGCTCCGGTCAAAGGGTTTTCGCGAGCCGGTGCTGGTCGTCGATCTCGATATCCACGACGGCAACGGGACGCGTGCGATATTCGCCCACGATTCGACGGTTTACACCTACTCGGTCCACAACGAAAACTGGGGCGACACCGAAGCCTCGGCATCCACCGCAATTGCCCTCGGGGATGGCGCAGGAGACGAAATCTATCTCGGCACCCTGCTCAAGACCTTGCCGGATGTGATGATGAAGGTCCGGCCGGGCCTCGTCATCTACGTCGCCGGGACGGATCCGGCGGCAGATGACGCCCTCGGAAACTGGAAGATCTCGGCTGACGGGATGTTCAGGCGTGATCGACTGGTGATCGAGCTGCTCAGGCACGGCCGGCGGAGGGTCCCGTTGGTCGTTTTGCTGGCGGGCGGCTACGGCAACGCAGCGTGGCGATACAGTGCGCGGTTCTTTTCCTGGCTGATCAGCGGGAAGGTGGCCAAGACCCCGGACAATGCGGAAATGGTGCTCCGCAGATTCCGGCGGATTCGCAGCTCTCTCGACCCCACCGACCTGACAACGGAGCCGAGCGCCTTCGAATGGCGGCTGACCGAGGAGGACCTGGTCGGTGTGCTTCCCGAAGCTCCGCAGAGGACGCGATTCCTTTCTCATCTATCCCGGCATGGGGTGGAGCTGCTGCTCGAGCGGCTCGGCCTCCTGGATCAGCTCAGGCTTCGCGGTTTTCGCCACCCGACGGTCGAGATCGACCTCTCCGGTAGTGTCGGCGATACCGTGCGCGTGTGGTCGGAGCCCGACCAGCGAGAGCTGCTGCTGGAACTGCGGGCCAGCCGAAGCTCGCGGGTGGTGCCCGGCTGTGAGGTACTGGTGGTCGAATGGCTGCTGCTGCAGAACCCGCGGGCTCATTTCGGTCCCTATCGCCGGCCTTTGCCCGGGCAGAAACACCCCGGGCTCGGTCTTCTCAAGGAAGTCTTCGGCTGGCTGGTCGTCGTGGCTGAGGTGCTCGAGCTCGATGGCATTTACTATGTACCGTCGAGCTATCACGTGGCGATTCAGAGCCGGCGCCGCGTGCGCTTCCTGGAAGCCGAGCATGAAGCCCTGGTGCGGAGCCTAGAGAGGCTATTCGCCGGAGAGTCGCTCGCCGAGGCGAGCAACCTGATCGCGGACGGGCGTGTGATCAACAGAACGACCGGCGAGGTGCTCGAGTGGCAGGGCTATCCGATGGTGCTGCCGGTGTCGGACACGCTGATCGAGATGGTCACCGGTGATGATTACGACAAGCAGGTAGCTGAAGAGATGGCGAAGCTGCAGCTCGAGGTCGTGGAGCCCGTGGGATAATTCTCCAGGGGGATCGAGAGTTGACCGAAGGCACATTCGCACACTCCCTGGTGATCGGATCGTCGTCGGGAATCGGTGAAGCTCTCGCTCGACGCCTTGCAGCGGGAGGCTCGCGGGTCGCCCTGGTTGCGCGTCGCGAGGACGAGCTTCGCCGGATCACGAAGGAGATCAACGACGCGGCGGGCGAGGGACGGGCGATCGCGGTGGTGCACGACGTGCGCGCGGTCGATGAGGTGCCGGAGCTGGTCCAGGAGATCGCTCGTCGCCTCGGCGGCCTCGACCTGGTGATCTTCGCGGCTGGCTCGATGCCGTCGGTCGCGCCGGACGAGTATGACACCCCCAAGGATCGCGAAATGATCGAGGTCAACCTGCTCGGCGCGGTGGCCTGGCTCAACCCAGTCGCCGATCGCATGGCGCGGTTGGGCAGGGGCACGATCGTCGGTATCGGCTCGGTGGCGGGTGACCGTGGGCGTGCGCCGAACCCAGTTTATTGCACGTCGAAGGCCGGTCTGCACGCCTACCTCGAGGGTCTGCGCAACCGGCTCGCGAAGCTCGGTGTCACGGTGGTGACCATCAAGCCGGGTTTCGTCGATACCGCGATGACCCGAGGTAAGGAAGGCCTGTTCTGGTTGATTTCGGCCGATCGCGCGGCGGAGATCATCCTCGAAAAGGCGGCCCACGGTGCGGTCACGGCGTACGTACCGGCGCGCTGGCGTCTGTTGATGACGGTTGTCCGTTCGATCCCATCGTTCATATTCACGAGACTCGGGATCTGAGCCGTGGACCTCAAGGACCGCCTCGAGTGGGTTGAGGGATGGGGCATGGCCGTGGGCGGCGCCGGATACGTGTTCCGGCCGAGCGGGGCTGCGGGAGTCACCGAAGCTCTGCAGGAAGCGCGGTCGGAGGGCCTGCCGATCGCCCTGCGCGGAGCGGGATGCTCCTACGGGGATGCCGCCCTTCGCCCGGAGTCGGCTGTCCTCGATCTTTCCGGGCTCGACCATGTGCTGGCCTGGGACCCTGAAGGCGGGACGATCGACGTCGAACCCGGTGTCAGCCTGGCCTCGTTATGGCGTGCGGGCATCGGCGACGGCT includes the following:
- a CDS encoding SDR family NAD(P)-dependent oxidoreductase, whose translation is MTEGTFAHSLVIGSSSGIGEALARRLAAGGSRVALVARREDELRRITKEINDAAGEGRAIAVVHDVRAVDEVPELVQEIARRLGGLDLVIFAAGSMPSVAPDEYDTPKDREMIEVNLLGAVAWLNPVADRMARLGRGTIVGIGSVAGDRGRAPNPVYCTSKAGLHAYLEGLRNRLAKLGVTVVTIKPGFVDTAMTRGKEGLFWLISADRAAEIILEKAAHGAVTAYVPARWRLLMTVVRSIPSFIFTRLGI
- a CDS encoding histone deacetylase, with the protein product MASPDTAPDPNSLVSLGRLVRRRWRRFRRRWSAPQVKFVYHDIYATSLEGSPVDPARGQKILGFLMDEGLLEEDEISIPRRPAVRTLLRVHDHYYIDAVGRDPEVSEKIFGVKISDADIERVVEAQRLAVGGTIQATRLALHGRCVAINLSGGFHHAGRDRGMGFCIFNDIAVAISRLRSKGFREPVLVVDLDIHDGNGTRAIFAHDSTVYTYSVHNENWGDTEASASTAIALGDGAGDEIYLGTLLKTLPDVMMKVRPGLVIYVAGTDPAADDALGNWKISADGMFRRDRLVIELLRHGRRRVPLVVLLAGGYGNAAWRYSARFFSWLISGKVAKTPDNAEMVLRRFRRIRSSLDPTDLTTEPSAFEWRLTEEDLVGVLPEAPQRTRFLSHLSRHGVELLLERLGLLDQLRLRGFRHPTVEIDLSGSVGDTVRVWSEPDQRELLLELRASRSSRVVPGCEVLVVEWLLLQNPRAHFGPYRRPLPGQKHPGLGLLKEVFGWLVVVAEVLELDGIYYVPSSYHVAIQSRRRVRFLEAEHEALVRSLERLFAGESLAEASNLIADGRVINRTTGEVLEWQGYPMVLPVSDTLIEMVTGDDYDKQVAEEMAKLQLEVVEPVG